In Myxococcales bacterium, the DNA window ATCGACACCTTCTTCGCGCGTGCGCTCGCCGGCTCCCCGAATGCCCGCTTCGCGTCGGCAGAAGAGATGTCCGGAGCGCTTCAGCTCCTCTTGCCACGGGCCTCACCCAGCGACGTGGCCGCCTTCACCTCCAGCTTCGCGCGCCCCGCCCCCGTGTCCGTCTCCGTTCCGACCCCGGTCGAGAGCCACCGCTCGATCGACCCGCTGACGCTGGCCTCCAACGAGGCGCCCGCGCCGAAGAAGGCGACACGGCGCGGCTTCGTCATGGCCGCATCGGTGGGGCTCGTGGTGTTCGTCACGCTCGCCGGCTTCGCTGCCCGCCGCACGCACGCGGAGGGCGCGCCCCCCTCCCCCGAGCCCCAAGGGACCCAAGAGGCCCCGACAGCATCGGCCATCAGCGTCGTTCCTCCGCCCCCACCACCCACGGCGCCTCTGTCTACGCCCGATCCGGTGACCGCGCCGAGCGCGCCCGGGACGCACAAGGCGGGTCCGAAGAAGGCCCCTGCGTCGGTCGACACGCCGACCTCCAAGGCCTGCCATGTGCCCTATACGATCGACGAGCACGGCCGAAAGAAGTTCCGCCCCGAGTGCTTGCCTTGAGCACGCACGGCGCGCGCTCGGCTCGTGCGAACCATCAGCTCCGCGTTATGGAACATGGTCACATCGTGAAGTAGACCTAATGCATCCGCTAAGGGACCTTCGATGGTCGCCGGCCGGGGCGGGCCCATGTTGTGGGGTGTGGACGCGACGGACGCGCCCCGCAACGAAAGGTCGGTCACCATGTCTCCTCGCAAGCTCCTCGTCGCCTCCGGGCTCGTCGCCTTCCTCGCCGTCGGCTGCGCCGTCGACTCCACGAGCCAAGCCTCGCCCGAAGGGGCGGTCGGGACCGGCACGGCCGAGCAGGCGCTCGGGCAGGACAACATCGGTACGGTCGGGGACGGCTTCAACGCACGCACGGGAGACTTCTCGACCATCCGTTGCGTGAAGGGCGGCGGGATCGAGCGGGTCCCCGGCAGGCTCGAGAAGGTCATCCGCTTCGACAAGGTCGAGTCGCTCGCGAGCGCGAACCAGCTCCTCCAGGTCGACGTGGACGCCTCCGCCAAGTTCGGCACCTCCGGCGTCGACGCGAAGGCGAGCTTCGCGCGCAACGTGGCGTCCACGTCCCGAAGCATCGGCTACGTGTACACGCTCGGCTACGACAGCGGCGCCGAGCGGTTCATGGGCGACACCATCGAGCTGTCCGACCAAGCACGGGAGCTCCTGGACGAGCCCGAGAATTTCATGGCGGCCTGCGGGGACCACTTCGTCCGAGCGAACAACCTCGGAAGTCGACTCTACGTCTCCCTCCGGATCGACTTCGCCTCCGACGACGCCAAACAGTCGTTCGAAGCTTCGGTGGGCGGAAACGCGAGCTGGCTCAAGGTATCGTCGGGCATCAAGACCCTCTCGGAGAGCGCGCGAAAGAACCTGAGCGTGCACCTCGACGTGTACGCGGAGGGCGGGGGCAACGGGATGAGCCGTATCCTCGGCTCGCAGGATCTGGCCCATTGCAGCGTCGACGACCTCGAGTCGTGCAACAAGCTCATGACCGACGCCGTCGCCTACACCCAAACTTCGGAGTTCGTGGAGGCGACCACGCGCGAGCCGGCCGTGGTCGGACACGACCTTCGAGGGTACGACGCGCTCGGCGGGGGAAACCTGGGAATCGACGAGCTCCCGACGGCCGTCGTGAAGGCTCGCACCTCGCTCGCCGAGGCCTACACGGAGCGCCAAGCGCTCGAGTCCTGGGCCTACGGGATCGACGGTATGGACGCGGCGAAGCTCCGGGCCGTGCGCGACCTGATCCGCGCCGACCTCACCGCCCTCGAGGGCGCCGCGGCGCCGTGCACCTCCGGGATCAGGACGGCGAGCTCCGCCGACGACCCTCGAATGCGAGCGTGCGTCGACGCCGCGAGCCACGTGGCCCTCCACGGGATGGACGACCTCCGGGCCGCAGTGCGCGACGCGATGCGCCCGGTCTTCATTCGCCGCGTCGTGTCGAGCCCCATGTGCCTCGACAACTATTACGGTCGGCTCGCCGAAGGCAATCCCGTCGGGTCGCATGCCTGCAACCGCGGCTCGACCCAAGTGTGGACTCTGACCGACGATCACAAGCTCCACGCGGGCGGCGGCGCTTCGCCCTGGTGCGTGACCAGCGGTGCCGACGGCGTCGTCCTCACCCGGTGCGATGGCCCGAACGTCGACGCGTGGCACCTCGACGAACGCAAGCAGCTCGCGAACACCAAGAACCAGTGCATCCCCCTCGGCTACCAGACGAACGAGGGATTCCACCAGTCGAGGCCCGCTGCCTGCGGGAGCGACGAAGCCATGCGCGTCGTCTTCGAGTGACCGAGACGAGCGCAACGGCACGACGAGCCGGCCGGGAGCCTTCCCGCGCCGGCCTCGGCGTTGCGCGGCGTGCGGCGCGGCGTGCAGCCCGGCGAGTGGGTCAGCTCCCCCGGCCCAGCTCGGCTGCGACGAGCTCTTCCTGGTACGAGAGCAGCGCCCTCTCGTACCCCCGAAAAGCTCCGGGCCTCGAGGCCGAGAGCGCCGTCTCGAGCATGGTGGCCAGCGCCAGGCGCGAGTGACCGGCCGAGTGCAGCGCGAGCGCGAGGAACGCACGGAGCGCCGGGTCTTCCGGCGAGGCCATGACCGCCTCACCGAGGTGCACGACGGCCTCGTCGGCTCGCCCCACGTTTCGCAGCGTCGAACCGAAGCCCACGAGAAAGTCGGCGCGCTCCTCCTCGGGGACGCCGAGCGCCCACGCACCGTCGTAGTACCGGATCGCGCGAGCCTCGTCGCCGGCTCGGTCACACGCATAGGCCGCCGCGATCTGGGCTCGAACGTCGTTCGGTCTCGCGCGCGCGGCCGAGACGAGGTCGTCGAGGGAGTCCTTTCGTTTCATCGTAAGACCCATACACCCATAGGTCGTCTCGTGTACGCAAAGGCGTACGGAGCAAGCCTTGGTCAAGGCGAGACAAAGCCGCTAAGTAGACGATCTCACATCACTCCCACGAGGAAGAACCATGACCGATCTCTTTCACGACAAGGCCTCCGACTGGGACGCGCGCCCCGTGCCCCAGCAGATCTCCGAGGGCGTCTTCCGAGCTCTCACGGCGGCCGTGCCCCTCGCAGAGAGCCTCACCGTGCTCGACTTCGGGGCGGGCACGGGGCTCCTCGCGGGAAAGCTCGCCCCCAAGGTCAAGAAGATCCTCGCCGTCGACGTCTCACCGGCGATGCTCGCCGAGCTCGCGAAGAAGCCCGAGCTCTCCGGAAAGGCCGAGATCGTCTGCACGAACATCGTCGAGGCGCCCTTGGGCCGAACGGTCGACCTGGTCGTGAGCGCGATGGCCATGCATCACGTCGAGGACACACGCGCGCTCGCCCACGCCCTCTTCGCGCACGTCTCCCCCGGCGGGCGGATCGCCCTCGCCGATCTCGACGCGGAGGACGGGAGCTTTCACCCGGCGGGGGCGGAAGGTGTATTCCACGCCGGCTTCGATCGCGACGCGCTCGGCGGCCTCCTGCAGGAAGCAGGTTTCACGGACGTGCAGTTCTCGACGGCCTGCGAAGTTGCCAAAGAGTCGAAGAAGTATCCCATCTTCCTCGTCACCGCCACGAAGCCCTCGTAAGCGGATATTTGCCAGTACGCTCGTTCGACCCTCGTTGACCTACGGGCACTCGCTCGGAACGGCCGAGAGCGTCGGGGCGGCTCCGCCGTCCGAGATCGTCGGAGGAGCCGCGGGCTCGGGTTCGGGTCCCGGAGGGCCCTCCGGCTCACGCTCCGTCGGTGCGGGCGACACCAGCGTGCTCGAGGGGTCCGCGGCGGCCGCGACAGGAGGGCCGTTGGCGACTTGCGTGGCCGCGGGTGCGAGAGGTGGCGATGCATGAGGCGTGTACCCCTCGGGCGCTGGCCTCGCCCACGGTGCCGACCATGAACGCGCGGCGAAGTAGGCCGAGACCGCCTGCGGGTGGATGCCCGCGACACGCATTCCGATGCCGTGAGCGCCGAGCCCCGTCAGCCCGAGCAGGTCGAGGATCCGCGGAGCGACGAAGAACTTCTGGACGAGCCAGGCGAACACCGTGAAGAGCACGGCGACCTGGAGGAAGAGCGTGAGGACCAGCACTTCACCGAGGGCATCTTCACCGCCGATGGAAGATGCCATGATCAGCGTGAAGAACCAGGCGACGAGGGGGAGCGCGATGCTCCAACGTGCCCACTGCGCGGCGGAGTAGCGGCCGAGGCAATGGCGGCACAGGCAGCCCGAGAGCCAGCCCTTCGGCATACCCGAGTCCACGACGAAAAACGTGATGAGACCGACGAAGAGGAATCCGTAGACCCAGAACGGGCGACGAGAGAGGGGGAGGCGACGACGCTCGAGCCCATCCAAAGCCCCGCATTTGAGGCATACGTCGGGGAGGGTGTCGCCGACCCAAAGCGCGAGCGCTCCGTCGTCGGCGAGCGGGCTCGAGTGGTGCCCATGGGATGGCACGGGGCTTTCGGCGACCGGGGGCGCATAGGGATTGAAGCTCATGGCGGGTAGGCGTGGAGCGCAAATACCTCCCCACGTGCTGAACAGACTCGCATGGGTGGCGGTTCGTGTCCACGCTGCGAGCTATCCCTTCGGTCGTGCGCGTGTGGCCTACATGTCGAGCTCGGGCAGCGGCTTGCCCAACGCGAGGAGCTTGGCGCACGCGGGCTGCACGGCCCTCCGGCACGCGAACGATAGGTACGGAAGCGCCGCGTCGACGTCTTTGGGTGTCCCCTTTCCGTCGGCCGTCATGATGCCCACCGACGCGCACCCCTCGACCCCGTCGGTGTCGCACGCGGCGCGGGCGAGGGCGAACGCCTTCGTGAGATCGCGCGGCACGCCTTCGGCCGTCGCGTACGCTTGGGAGAGCATGTCGCAAGCCGTCGCGTCGGCGCCGTCGCAAGCCTTCCGAAAGAGCTCCACGGCGCGATGCGGATCTTTCGATTGCCCGCGCCCCTCGCGGTAGCGAATGCCGAGCTCGGTGCACGAAGGGAAGTCGTCGTTCTCGCAGCCGCGTTGGAGCGCCTCGGTCGCGCGCACGTCGTCTTTGGCGACTCCGAGCCCACGCGAGAGGAAATAGGCAGCGTCGGCGCAGCGCGACTCCGCGTCGCAGATGGAGATGGCGAGCCTCGCGGCCTCGGGCAAGTCCTTCG includes these proteins:
- a CDS encoding RICIN domain-containing protein — encoded protein: MSPRKLLVASGLVAFLAVGCAVDSTSQASPEGAVGTGTAEQALGQDNIGTVGDGFNARTGDFSTIRCVKGGGIERVPGRLEKVIRFDKVESLASANQLLQVDVDASAKFGTSGVDAKASFARNVASTSRSIGYVYTLGYDSGAERFMGDTIELSDQARELLDEPENFMAACGDHFVRANNLGSRLYVSLRIDFASDDAKQSFEASVGGNASWLKVSSGIKTLSESARKNLSVHLDVYAEGGGNGMSRILGSQDLAHCSVDDLESCNKLMTDAVAYTQTSEFVEATTREPAVVGHDLRGYDALGGGNLGIDELPTAVVKARTSLAEAYTERQALESWAYGIDGMDAAKLRAVRDLIRADLTALEGAAAPCTSGIRTASSADDPRMRACVDAASHVALHGMDDLRAAVRDAMRPVFIRRVVSSPMCLDNYYGRLAEGNPVGSHACNRGSTQVWTLTDDHKLHAGGGASPWCVTSGADGVVLTRCDGPNVDAWHLDERKQLANTKNQCIPLGYQTNEGFHQSRPAACGSDEAMRVVFE
- a CDS encoding tetratricopeptide repeat protein encodes the protein MKRKDSLDDLVSAARARPNDVRAQIAAAYACDRAGDEARAIRYYDGAWALGVPEEERADFLVGFGSTLRNVGRADEAVVHLGEAVMASPEDPALRAFLALALHSAGHSRLALATMLETALSASRPGAFRGYERALLSYQEELVAAELGRGS
- a CDS encoding class I SAM-dependent methyltransferase, translated to MTDLFHDKASDWDARPVPQQISEGVFRALTAAVPLAESLTVLDFGAGTGLLAGKLAPKVKKILAVDVSPAMLAELAKKPELSGKAEIVCTNIVEAPLGRTVDLVVSAMAMHHVEDTRALAHALFAHVSPGGRIALADLDAEDGSFHPAGAEGVFHAGFDRDALGGLLQEAGFTDVQFSTACEVAKESKKYPIFLVTATKPS